One Flavobacterium sp. 90 DNA segment encodes these proteins:
- a CDS encoding SusE domain-containing protein, which produces MKKYINKIFVLGSLLFLAASCETDGQLTTLAKVSFPSAIEVSSSTIVLKEDVSDQQALLVSWPKVTYPITAPVTYALQFDLSTDIKGSEAWGKAKRVEVGQDVLSKSFTVLELNKIATELGLKPNVPGELVIRVESTMDHRIYSTPVTITVTPYEKVVVFGEIYMPGSYQGWAIETAAGLKEIQVGIFQGYMTLPEGAGPGFKINRNRNWAQFFGAGATNADLKNMSDTDFTLSGPGSYQIKVNLNTLKWTATAYSWGIVGTATAGSWDKSTPMSYDHQTKTWKITTALAPGALKFRLNNSWDVNYGPADASTNTINLGNTEAYTIGEAGTYEVTFTINEVDPASNGYPSTATCTIVKK; this is translated from the coding sequence ATGAAAAAATATATAAATAAAATATTCGTACTAGGCAGTTTGCTTTTTTTAGCGGCTTCCTGCGAAACTGATGGACAACTAACAACTTTGGCAAAAGTAAGTTTCCCGTCTGCAATTGAAGTTTCATCGAGTACAATAGTGCTTAAAGAAGATGTATCTGATCAGCAAGCATTACTTGTTTCATGGCCAAAAGTTACTTACCCAATCACCGCACCTGTTACTTATGCCTTACAATTTGATCTAAGTACCGATATTAAAGGAAGTGAAGCATGGGGAAAAGCCAAACGAGTTGAAGTTGGTCAAGATGTTTTAAGCAAATCTTTTACGGTCTTAGAATTAAATAAAATTGCCACAGAATTAGGTCTAAAACCTAACGTTCCCGGAGAATTAGTAATTCGTGTTGAGTCTACTATGGATCATAGAATTTATTCAACTCCAGTTACAATAACGGTTACGCCTTACGAAAAAGTAGTAGTTTTTGGCGAAATATATATGCCGGGAAGTTATCAAGGTTGGGCTATAGAAACAGCAGCAGGATTAAAAGAAATACAAGTAGGAATATTTCAAGGTTATATGACTTTACCCGAAGGTGCAGGTCCCGGATTTAAAATAAACAGAAATAGAAACTGGGCGCAATTCTTTGGTGCAGGAGCTACAAACGCTGACTTAAAAAATATGAGTGATACTGATTTTACACTTTCAGGTCCAGGTTCTTATCAGATTAAAGTAAATTTAAATACTTTAAAATGGACCGCTACCGCTTATTCTTGGGGAATTGTTGGAACAGCAACAGCCGGAAGTTGGGATAAGAGTACTCCAATGAGCTATGATCACCAAACCAAAACATGGAAAATCACTACTGCCCTAGCTCCGGGAGCCTTAAAATTTAGATTAAATAATTCATGGGATGTAAATTATGGTCCTGCAGATGCTTCAACAAATACAATTAACCTTGGTAATACAGAGGCTTATACTATTGGAGAAGCAGGAACTTATGAAGTAACCTTTACAATAAACGAAGTAGATCCGGCAAGTAATGGCTACCCGTCAACTGCAACTTGTACTATCGTTAAAAAATAA
- a CDS encoding alpha-amylase family glycosyl hydrolase: MKSNIKIVYTLILALAFISCSSSDNDSDPASPYQQYGASFDKMPKKEDAIIYQVNIRAFSQAGTLKGVQDRLTQIQELGANVVYLMPVYPVGKVKASGELGSPYAVQDYKAVNPDFGTLQDLQTLVEEAHKKNMAVILDWVANHTSWDNAWITQHPNWYQKNDKGEIIIPPGTNYNDVAQLDFNNAEMKDAMIDAMSYWVYNANIDGFRCDYADLVPQNFWTDAITKLRTIKKNQNILMLAEGSKASHFVSGFDYTFGFNFFSTLEKVFKESKPATTIQDSNATEYATNYRPENRIVRYTSNHDVNLSEGTPYELFGGKEGSIATFVVAAYMKSVPMIYNGQEVGYNKRINYFAKTPIDWTTADASVLAEYKKIIAFRNSSNAIKTGSFTGYSSNEVSAFTMVKDAEKVLVLSNLTNSAVKYLVTPSLKGTWKDAFTGNTVTVGADLTLQPFQYLVLKN, translated from the coding sequence ATGAAATCAAATATAAAAATCGTCTATACTTTAATACTTGCATTAGCATTTATATCGTGTAGTTCGTCAGATAACGATTCAGATCCGGCTTCTCCTTATCAACAATATGGCGCATCATTTGACAAAATGCCTAAAAAAGAAGATGCCATAATTTATCAGGTAAATATTCGTGCTTTTAGTCAGGCAGGAACCTTAAAAGGTGTTCAGGACAGATTGACTCAAATTCAGGAATTAGGTGCAAATGTGGTCTATCTAATGCCTGTTTATCCTGTTGGAAAAGTAAAAGCTTCGGGCGAATTAGGCTCACCTTATGCTGTGCAAGATTACAAAGCTGTAAATCCTGATTTTGGAACTTTACAAGATCTTCAGACTTTAGTTGAAGAAGCCCACAAAAAAAATATGGCTGTAATTCTTGACTGGGTTGCAAATCATACTTCTTGGGACAACGCCTGGATTACACAACATCCAAACTGGTATCAAAAGAATGATAAAGGAGAAATCATCATTCCTCCGGGAACAAATTACAATGACGTTGCACAGTTAGATTTCAATAATGCTGAAATGAAAGATGCGATGATCGACGCAATGTCATATTGGGTTTACAATGCAAATATCGACGGTTTCAGATGCGATTATGCTGATTTAGTTCCTCAGAATTTTTGGACTGATGCAATCACAAAATTAAGAACCATCAAAAAAAATCAAAATATCTTAATGCTTGCCGAAGGTTCAAAAGCAAGTCATTTTGTTTCTGGTTTTGATTATACATTTGGATTTAACTTTTTCTCGACTTTAGAAAAAGTATTCAAAGAAAGCAAGCCTGCTACAACTATTCAGGATTCAAACGCAACTGAATATGCAACTAATTACAGACCTGAAAATAGAATTGTAAGATACACAAGCAATCATGACGTAAACCTTTCCGAAGGAACTCCTTACGAACTTTTTGGAGGTAAAGAAGGTTCTATTGCAACATTTGTTGTCGCTGCTTATATGAAATCTGTTCCAATGATTTACAACGGACAAGAAGTTGGTTATAATAAAAGAATCAATTATTTCGCAAAAACTCCAATTGACTGGACTACTGCGGATGCTTCTGTTTTGGCAGAATACAAAAAAATTATCGCTTTTAGAAATTCAAGCAATGCCATAAAAACAGGAAGTTTTACTGGATATAGCAGTAATGAAGTAAGTGCTTTTACAATGGTAAAAGATGCCGAAAAAGTTTTGGTCCTTTCTAATTTAACGAATTCAGCGGTTAAATATTTAGTTACTCCTTCATTAAAAGGAACATGGAAAGATGCCTTTACAGGAAATACAGTAACTGTTGGTGCCGACTTAACGCTACAACCTTTTCAATATTTAGTATTGAAAAACTAA
- a CDS encoding glycoside hydrolase family 97 protein — protein MNFQSQKMLFQIRLGKKVALLLFVCASSLWVHAQEITSPNKNLSLKFELKEGGIPSYQLSYKQKPVIKPSSLGLELQNLPSFLDGFTITNTAQSSVDENWNPVLGEEKTIRNNYNELVVTLAQAKNNNRYIRIRFRLFNDGLGFRYEFPKQNDLNYFVIKEERSEFNLAGNHKIFWIPGDYDTNEYAYTTSKISEVPSLMKKATIDINSQWPIKELSVQTPSMMKSDDGLYINIHEAGLINYPAMSLEVDAVNYKMRSHLAPDAVGAKGYMQTDAQSPWRTIVVSDKATEILASKLILNLNEPTSYKDVSWIKPVKYIGIWWEYFVAGKSTWAFGKETNVKLTDDFTKLTPNGKHGATTERAKEYIDFASKNGFDAILIEGWNIGWEDWINNWKEEVFDYVTAYPDFDVKAVHAYAASKGVKIIMHHETSGSATNYERRLDRAFQFMNDNGYDAVKTGYVGKIIPRGEHHDGQWMVNHYINVAKRAADYKIMIDSHEAVRPTGLNRTFPNWIAQESARGTEFESMGGLAPDHTTILPFTRLMGGPMDYTPGIFQTDLSYYGTGSSQRVNTTLVKQLAYYVTMYSPLQMAADIPGNYERFPDAFQFIKDVAVDWDNSYILEAEPGDYITIARKAKGKDAWFVGGITDENARTANITFDYLPAGKKFIATIYADAKEANWNANPQKYTVTKVVVTSKTILKQYLAPGGGVAISIKKGNATELKGLKKL, from the coding sequence ATGAATTTTCAATCCCAAAAAATGCTGTTCCAAATTCGTTTGGGCAAAAAAGTAGCGCTTTTACTTTTTGTGTGTGCAAGCTCGTTATGGGTTCACGCACAGGAAATAACTTCGCCAAACAAAAATCTTTCTCTAAAATTTGAATTAAAAGAAGGTGGAATTCCGTCTTACCAATTATCATATAAACAAAAACCAGTTATAAAACCAAGTTCTTTGGGTTTAGAACTTCAAAATTTGCCTTCGTTTTTGGATGGTTTTACCATTACAAATACAGCACAATCCTCTGTTGATGAAAATTGGAATCCTGTTTTAGGCGAAGAAAAAACAATTCGCAACAATTACAATGAATTGGTTGTCACTTTGGCGCAAGCGAAAAATAACAACAGATATATTAGAATTCGTTTCCGTTTATTCAATGACGGATTAGGTTTTAGATATGAATTTCCGAAGCAAAATGATTTGAATTATTTTGTAATAAAAGAAGAACGTTCTGAATTTAATTTGGCTGGAAATCATAAAATCTTCTGGATTCCGGGAGATTATGATACCAATGAATACGCTTATACAACTTCGAAAATTTCTGAAGTTCCATCGTTAATGAAGAAAGCGACTATAGATATCAATTCGCAATGGCCTATCAAAGAATTGTCTGTGCAAACGCCATCAATGATGAAATCTGATGACGGTTTATACATTAACATTCACGAAGCAGGTTTGATTAATTATCCTGCGATGTCTCTTGAAGTTGATGCTGTAAATTACAAAATGCGTAGTCATTTGGCACCTGATGCCGTTGGTGCAAAAGGATATATGCAAACCGATGCGCAATCACCTTGGAGAACCATTGTTGTAAGTGATAAAGCAACTGAAATTTTAGCTTCAAAATTAATTCTGAACCTCAACGAACCAACAAGTTATAAAGATGTTTCGTGGATAAAACCGGTAAAATATATCGGAATTTGGTGGGAATATTTTGTTGCCGGAAAAAGTACGTGGGCATTCGGGAAAGAAACAAACGTAAAATTAACCGATGATTTTACCAAACTTACGCCAAACGGAAAACACGGAGCCACAACAGAACGCGCAAAAGAATATATTGATTTTGCGTCTAAAAATGGTTTCGACGCAATCCTAATCGAAGGTTGGAACATTGGCTGGGAAGACTGGATCAATAACTGGAAAGAGGAAGTTTTTGATTACGTTACCGCTTATCCGGATTTTGATGTAAAAGCTGTTCATGCATATGCGGCTTCAAAAGGGGTGAAAATTATCATGCATCACGAAACTTCAGGATCTGCAACAAATTATGAGCGTCGTTTAGACCGTGCTTTTCAGTTTATGAATGACAACGGTTACGATGCTGTAAAAACAGGTTATGTTGGGAAAATTATTCCGCGTGGCGAACATCATGACGGACAATGGATGGTGAATCATTACATTAATGTAGCCAAACGTGCCGCCGATTATAAAATCATGATTGATAGTCACGAAGCAGTTCGACCAACAGGTTTAAACAGAACTTTTCCAAACTGGATTGCACAAGAATCTGCACGCGGAACTGAGTTTGAATCTATGGGAGGATTAGCTCCGGATCACACTACGATTTTACCTTTTACACGTTTAATGGGTGGACCAATGGATTATACTCCGGGGATTTTTCAAACTGATCTTTCGTATTACGGAACAGGAAGTTCTCAACGCGTGAATACAACTTTGGTAAAACAATTGGCTTATTATGTTACAATGTACAGTCCGTTGCAAATGGCAGCTGATATTCCTGGAAACTACGAGCGTTTTCCAGATGCATTTCAGTTCATTAAAGACGTTGCTGTAGATTGGGATAACAGTTATATACTTGAAGCTGAACCGGGGGATTATATCACAATTGCCCGTAAAGCAAAAGGAAAAGACGCCTGGTTTGTGGGAGGAATCACAGACGAAAACGCAAGAACTGCCAACATTACTTTTGATTATTTGCCTGCGGGAAAAAAATTCATCGCGACAATTTATGCTGACGCAAAAGAAGCCAACTGGAACGCAAACCCACAAAAATATACCGTGACTAAAGTTGTTGTAACCTCAAAAACAATTTTAAAACAGTATTTAGCTCCGGGCGGTGGTGTTGCTATTAGCATTAAGAAAGGAAATGCTACAGAATTAAAGGGATTGAAAAAGTTATAG
- a CDS encoding Ig-like domain-containing protein, with amino-acid sequence MKIKITPGLFHFTKTIICFLLLFASSVYAQDPPQYGTPFAGVPDTRDVNMYQVHIRPFSANGDLAGVTARLDNIKALGTNVIYLMPIYPHGTDSKSSASPYCIKDFKAVGSEYGSLSDLRTLVDGAHSRGMAVILDIAINGTSWDNVWTTSHPEYYMRTGTTIQQLGNFSDIAALDLNSSATRNAIKDAMRYWIFAANVDGYRCDYANNPPLDFWSEVNSNLRSISSHNLLMLAEGDRQENFQVGFDMNYGDRWFHSGLYDIANGGPVSQRIQDQTTYEYAKATGNQQIVRYTGNHDTYTNDNGVRRPFVAFKTHNGIVANFLVSAYMKGVPFLMSGQEIDYEPKTDWPWTNFKFNWSQNPTAAADFAKILNFRATSAAIRRGDLTTYANDDISIFTKTLGTEKVIVMSNLRNASKSYVIPAALAGTYVNPYNNNASVTLTTGATRTFAAYEYLVLTNTNAPVVAVTGVSVSPTTVTVGLGSTQQLNATLAPANATNQNVTWTSSNTAVATVNASGLVSAVSAGTATITVKTVDGNKTATSAITVAAIPVASVSVSPTTASLYAGNTQQLSATIAPANATNKTVTWSSSNTAVATVNSSGLVTAVSAGTANITVTTQDGSKTAIAAITVNANTNFTVYFYKPSNWGTGIKIYYWSALPTGVLADASWPGVNMADAGNGWYSYTFTNVTSTNLIFNDGTNQTADLSRNKTGWYMNTTWYDSNPGTVVAVTGVTLSPTTATLLVGATQQLTPTVAPATATNKTVSYASSNTAVATVNTSGLITAVAAGSATITVTTQDGAKTATCAVTVNATNVAVTSVSLSPTSASLSVGGTQQLTPTILPANATNKSVNYSSSNTAVATVNSSGLVTAVANGSANITVTTVDGSKTNTCAVTVSTATGTYYTIKNRWTGAYLSDAGANVGYGATVANNNYKWQKIAIDATYFVLKNVATGELMNIESQTGSVQANITDTTFWSAQWSSDYIDGTWVRLRNRWQTGNIIHVENQTGSAQYGNSQDGWYSAQWQLETTTVSTSKSVMNSQDVLATEKVIGIYPNPSTDNQFHVLLPESETGDVTTITVSDMNGRTVLTERLSTSGQINHNLAEGLYIVNINSNEYNVTKKLIVK; translated from the coding sequence ATGAAAATCAAAATTACCCCAGGATTATTTCATTTTACGAAAACAATAATCTGTTTTCTGTTATTATTTGCAAGTTCAGTTTACGCACAAGATCCGCCTCAATACGGCACGCCATTCGCTGGTGTTCCAGATACGAGAGACGTAAACATGTATCAGGTACATATTCGTCCGTTTAGTGCCAACGGAGATTTAGCCGGAGTAACCGCCCGTTTAGATAATATAAAAGCACTTGGCACCAATGTGATTTATTTAATGCCAATTTACCCACACGGTACTGATTCCAAAAGTTCGGCTTCGCCTTATTGTATTAAAGATTTTAAAGCTGTAGGATCAGAATATGGTTCTCTTTCAGATTTAAGAACTTTAGTTGATGGTGCTCACAGCCGCGGAATGGCAGTTATTTTAGATATTGCCATCAACGGAACTTCGTGGGACAATGTCTGGACAACTTCACATCCGGAATATTATATGAGAACCGGAACTACAATTCAACAATTAGGAAACTTCTCTGATATCGCAGCATTAGATCTTAATAGTTCAGCTACGAGAAATGCTATCAAAGACGCAATGCGCTATTGGATTTTTGCTGCAAACGTAGACGGTTATCGTTGTGATTATGCTAATAATCCTCCTTTGGATTTTTGGTCTGAAGTCAATTCAAACCTTAGAAGCATTTCTTCTCATAATTTATTAATGTTAGCCGAAGGAGACAGACAAGAAAACTTTCAGGTTGGTTTTGACATGAATTATGGTGACAGATGGTTTCACAGCGGTTTATATGATATTGCTAATGGAGGACCGGTTTCTCAAAGAATTCAGGATCAGACTACTTATGAATATGCGAAAGCAACTGGAAATCAGCAAATAGTTAGATATACCGGTAATCATGATACTTATACGAATGATAATGGCGTAAGAAGACCATTTGTTGCGTTCAAAACCCATAATGGTATTGTTGCTAATTTCTTAGTTTCGGCTTATATGAAAGGTGTTCCTTTTTTAATGAGCGGACAAGAAATTGACTACGAACCAAAAACAGATTGGCCTTGGACAAACTTCAAATTCAACTGGTCTCAAAATCCAACTGCAGCAGCAGATTTCGCAAAAATTCTAAACTTTAGAGCAACAAGTGCAGCCATTAGACGCGGTGATTTAACCACATATGCGAATGATGATATCAGTATTTTTACCAAAACATTAGGTACTGAAAAAGTAATCGTAATGTCAAATTTAAGAAATGCTTCTAAGTCGTATGTAATTCCGGCAGCTTTAGCAGGAACTTATGTAAATCCTTATAACAACAATGCTTCGGTAACTTTAACTACTGGCGCTACAAGAACATTTGCGGCTTACGAATATTTGGTTTTAACCAATACTAATGCACCGGTTGTAGCCGTTACAGGAGTTTCGGTTAGTCCAACAACTGTAACAGTTGGTTTAGGATCTACGCAACAATTAAACGCTACTCTTGCTCCGGCAAATGCAACAAATCAAAACGTAACCTGGACATCAAGCAATACAGCTGTAGCAACTGTAAATGCTTCTGGATTAGTTTCAGCGGTTTCTGCAGGTACAGCAACTATTACCGTTAAAACAGTTGACGGAAATAAAACAGCAACCTCAGCTATAACTGTTGCGGCAATTCCGGTTGCTTCTGTAAGTGTTTCGCCAACAACGGCAAGTTTATATGCAGGAAACACACAACAACTTTCGGCTACGATTGCTCCGGCAAATGCAACAAACAAAACGGTAACATGGAGTTCTAGTAATACAGCAGTTGCAACTGTAAACTCATCTGGATTAGTTACAGCGGTTTCAGCAGGAACGGCAAATATTACTGTAACAACGCAAGACGGAAGCAAAACCGCAATTGCAGCCATTACCGTAAACGCAAATACTAATTTCACGGTTTATTTCTACAAACCATCAAATTGGGGAACCGGAATTAAAATTTATTATTGGAGTGCTTTACCAACAGGAGTTTTGGCTGATGCATCATGGCCAGGCGTAAACATGGCCGATGCCGGAAATGGTTGGTACAGTTATACGTTTACAAATGTAACTTCGACTAATTTAATTTTTAATGATGGAACAAACCAAACCGCTGATTTAAGCAGAAACAAAACGGGTTGGTACATGAATACAACTTGGTATGATTCAAATCCGGGAACTGTTGTAGCGGTTACAGGAGTTACATTATCGCCAACAACAGCTACTTTATTGGTTGGTGCAACACAACAATTAACACCTACAGTTGCGCCTGCAACAGCAACAAATAAAACAGTTAGTTATGCTTCAAGTAATACTGCTGTAGCAACTGTAAATACTTCGGGATTAATAACCGCTGTAGCTGCAGGTTCTGCAACAATTACAGTTACAACCCAAGACGGAGCAAAAACGGCAACTTGTGCAGTAACCGTAAATGCAACAAACGTAGCTGTAACAAGTGTGAGTTTGAGTCCAACTTCGGCATCATTATCTGTTGGCGGAACGCAACAATTGACTCCAACAATTCTTCCTGCAAATGCAACAAACAAATCTGTAAATTACAGTTCAAGCAATACAGCTGTGGCAACTGTAAATTCATCTGGATTGGTAACGGCTGTAGCAAACGGATCAGCAAATATTACAGTAACTACGGTTGATGGAAGTAAAACAAATACTTGTGCTGTAACAGTTTCGACTGCAACAGGAACGTATTATACAATAAAAAACAGATGGACCGGAGCTTATTTATCTGATGCCGGAGCAAATGTAGGTTATGGTGCAACGGTTGCAAACAACAATTATAAATGGCAAAAAATCGCTATCGACGCCACTTATTTTGTACTTAAAAATGTAGCAACTGGCGAATTAATGAATATAGAAAGCCAAACCGGAAGTGTTCAGGCTAATATTACCGATACTACTTTCTGGAGCGCACAATGGTCAAGCGATTATATCGACGGAACTTGGGTTAGATTAAGAAACAGATGGCAAACCGGAAACATTATTCATGTTGAGAATCAAACAGGTTCTGCACAATATGGTAATTCTCAAGATGGTTGGTACAGCGCACAATGGCAATTAGAAACAACAACTGTTTCTACTTCAAAATCTGTTATGAATTCACAAGATGTTTTAGCAACCGAAAAAGTAATTGGTATTTATCCAAATCCTTCTACAGACAATCAATTTCATGTATTATTACCTGAATCAGAAACTGGAGATGTAACTACAATTACGGTTTCTGATATGAACGGAAGAACTGTTTTAACAGAAAGACTTTCGACTTCAGGACAAATTAATCACAATTTAGCAGAAGGTTTATATATTGTAAATATTAATTCAAACGAATATAATGTGACTAAAAAACTGATCGTTAAATAA
- a CDS encoding DUF5683 domain-containing protein, which translates to MQYQFILLFLFFGLTTISAQQTKNMVLNDSLKSEIIDPLRPAKAAFYSAIFPGLGQIYNKKYWKLPLVYGAIGVSTYFYIDSKKNYNIYRNEYKSRLLGNTSGSEYLANLSNSQLIAAQKQYQRNRDLSALFIVGFYVLNIIDANIDAALSQFNVSENLAFKPAVIKNDITFNNNFGFTLNYSF; encoded by the coding sequence ATGCAATATCAATTTATTCTTCTGTTTTTATTTTTTGGATTAACTACAATTTCAGCTCAACAAACAAAGAACATGGTTTTAAATGATTCTCTAAAATCAGAAATCATTGATCCGCTTCGTCCTGCAAAAGCAGCATTTTATTCGGCTATTTTTCCTGGTTTAGGACAGATTTATAATAAGAAATATTGGAAACTTCCTTTGGTATACGGAGCAATTGGAGTGAGCACTTATTTTTATATTGACAGTAAGAAAAACTACAACATTTATCGAAACGAATACAAAAGTAGATTGTTAGGCAACACAAGTGGTTCTGAATATTTGGCTAACTTAAGCAATAGCCAATTAATTGCTGCCCAAAAGCAATATCAAAGAAATAGAGATTTATCGGCTTTGTTTATTGTTGGTTTTTATGTTTTAAATATAATTGATGCCAATATTGACGCTGCTTTATCTCAATTTAATGTGAGCGAAAACTTGGCTTTTAAACCTGCAGTAATAAAAAATGATATAACATTTAATAATAATTTTGGGTTCACTCTTAATTATTCATTTTAA